From Microtus pennsylvanicus isolate mMicPen1 chromosome 10, mMicPen1.hap1, whole genome shotgun sequence, one genomic window encodes:
- the LOC142858406 gene encoding left-right determination factor 1 isoform X2, protein MRSLWLCWALWVLSLVGPGAALTGEQVLASLLQQLQLSQPPVLDKADVEGLAIPSHVRAQYVALLQHSHASRSRGKRFSQNFREVAGRFLVSETSTHLQKRLSPHSARARVTIEWLRFREDGSNRTALIDSRLVSIHESGWKAFDVTEAVNFWQQLSRPRQPLLLQVSVQREHLGPGTWSAHKLVRFAAQGAPGSEGRGEPQLELHTLDLKDYGAQGNCDPEAPVTEDTRCCRQEMYLDLQGMEWAENWILEPPGFLIYECVGSCLQLPESLTIKWPFLGPRQCVASEMTSLPMIVSMKEGGRTRPQVVSLPNMRVQKCSCASDGALIPRRLEP, encoded by the exons ATGCGGTCCCTGTGGCTCTGCTGGGCACTCTGGGTATTGTCCCTGGTTGGCCCTGGGGCAGCTCTGACTGGAGAGCAGGTTCTGGCCAGCCTACTGCAACAGCTGCAGCTTAGCCAGCCACCGGTCTTGGACAAGGCTGATGTGGAGGGGCTCGCCATCCCCTCCCATGTGAGGGCTCAGTACGTGGCCCTGCTACAGCACAGCCATGCCAGCCGCTCCCGAGGGAAGAGGTTCAGTCAGAACTTTCGAG AGGTGGCAGGCAGGTTCCTGGTGTCCGAGACCTCCACACACTT GCAAAAGAGGCTGTCCCCACACAGTGCCCGGGCTCGGGTCACCATTGAGTGGCTACGCTTCCGTGAAGACGGCTCTAACCGTACAGCTCTCATCGATTCCAG GCTCGTGTCCATCCATGAGAGCGGCTGGAAGGCCTTCGACGTGACAGAGGCAGTGAACTTCTGGCAGCAGCTGAGTCGGCCAAGGCAGCCACTGTTGCTGCAGGTGTCGGTGCAGAGGGAGCATCTGGGTCCGGGGACGTGGAGTGCACACAAGTTGGTCCGTTTTGCTGCTCAAGGGGCACCGGGCAGCGAGGGGCGGGGTGAGCCCCAGCTGGAGCTGCACACGCTGGATCTCAAGGACTACGG GGCTCAAGGCAATTGTGATCCCGAGGCACCTGTGACTGAAGACACTCGATGCTGTCGCCAAGAGATGTACCTTGACCTGCAGGGGATGGAGTGGGCAGAGAACTGGATCCTTGAACCCCCAGGGTTCCTGATTTATGAGTGTGTGGGCAGCTGCCTGCAGCTGCCTGAGTCCCTGACCATCAAGTGGCCGTTCCTGGGGCCACGGCAGTGTGTTGCCTCAGAGATGACTTCTCTGCCCATGATTGTCAGCatgaaggagggaggcaggaccAGGCCTCAGGTGGTCAGCCTGCCCAACATGAGGGTGCAGAAGTGTAGTTGTGCCTCTGATGGGGCTCTCATACCCAGGAGGCTGGAGCCATAG
- the LOC142858406 gene encoding left-right determination factor 1 isoform X1 yields MRSLWLCWALWVLSLVGPGAALTGEQVLASLLQQLQLSQPPVLDKADVEGLAIPSHVRAQYVALLQHSHASRSRGKRFSQNFREVAGRFLVSETSTHLLVFGMEQRLPPNSELVQAVLRLFQEPVPTTALRRQKRLSPHSARARVTIEWLRFREDGSNRTALIDSRLVSIHESGWKAFDVTEAVNFWQQLSRPRQPLLLQVSVQREHLGPGTWSAHKLVRFAAQGAPGSEGRGEPQLELHTLDLKDYGAQGNCDPEAPVTEDTRCCRQEMYLDLQGMEWAENWILEPPGFLIYECVGSCLQLPESLTIKWPFLGPRQCVASEMTSLPMIVSMKEGGRTRPQVVSLPNMRVQKCSCASDGALIPRRLEP; encoded by the exons ATGCGGTCCCTGTGGCTCTGCTGGGCACTCTGGGTATTGTCCCTGGTTGGCCCTGGGGCAGCTCTGACTGGAGAGCAGGTTCTGGCCAGCCTACTGCAACAGCTGCAGCTTAGCCAGCCACCGGTCTTGGACAAGGCTGATGTGGAGGGGCTCGCCATCCCCTCCCATGTGAGGGCTCAGTACGTGGCCCTGCTACAGCACAGCCATGCCAGCCGCTCCCGAGGGAAGAGGTTCAGTCAGAACTTTCGAG AGGTGGCAGGCAGGTTCCTGGTGTCCGAGACCTCCACACACTTGCTAGTGTTTGGCATGGAGCAGCGGCTGCCGCCTAACAGTGAGCTGGTGCAGGCCGTGCTGCGGCTGTTCCAGGAGCCGGTCCCCACAACTGCCCTCCGGAGGCAAAAGAGGCTGTCCCCACACAGTGCCCGGGCTCGGGTCACCATTGAGTGGCTACGCTTCCGTGAAGACGGCTCTAACCGTACAGCTCTCATCGATTCCAG GCTCGTGTCCATCCATGAGAGCGGCTGGAAGGCCTTCGACGTGACAGAGGCAGTGAACTTCTGGCAGCAGCTGAGTCGGCCAAGGCAGCCACTGTTGCTGCAGGTGTCGGTGCAGAGGGAGCATCTGGGTCCGGGGACGTGGAGTGCACACAAGTTGGTCCGTTTTGCTGCTCAAGGGGCACCGGGCAGCGAGGGGCGGGGTGAGCCCCAGCTGGAGCTGCACACGCTGGATCTCAAGGACTACGG GGCTCAAGGCAATTGTGATCCCGAGGCACCTGTGACTGAAGACACTCGATGCTGTCGCCAAGAGATGTACCTTGACCTGCAGGGGATGGAGTGGGCAGAGAACTGGATCCTTGAACCCCCAGGGTTCCTGATTTATGAGTGTGTGGGCAGCTGCCTGCAGCTGCCTGAGTCCCTGACCATCAAGTGGCCGTTCCTGGGGCCACGGCAGTGTGTTGCCTCAGAGATGACTTCTCTGCCCATGATTGTCAGCatgaaggagggaggcaggaccAGGCCTCAGGTGGTCAGCCTGCCCAACATGAGGGTGCAGAAGTGTAGTTGTGCCTCTGATGGGGCTCTCATACCCAGGAGGCTGGAGCCATAG